Below is a window of Entomospira culicis DNA.
GCAAAAAAACAGTAAAGCAAGCGTACCATAAAGTAATTTAATTCTAATGATGGCTTGTTGTCGCCTTTTTCAATCGAAGTATAGAGCTTTGCTAAAAGTTCGGCAGCTTGCAGAGAAATTTCTTCTTCTTGATAGGTGATATAGTCGCTGTATCCAGCAATAAACAGAAACTCGCGATAATATTTACCAAACTCTTCTAACCTAAACTCTTTTACTTCACCGCTCGCCAACGCAATGATTTTGAATTCTTGAAAATTGCACAAGACAATTTTTTTAGGTTTTTCCGAATCCGGGAGCATCTCTACGTATCCTAAGGCTTGTTGCATAACCGTTTCGTCTAACTTAACACCAGGTCCCTTCTGCTCCGCTAAGAGCTCACCTGGCCAAAATACATCAATACGCCCTTTATTCCCTGTCATTTTTTTGATACTCTCCTCATAGGAGACTAAGGTTTTACGCTGTTTACCAAAGACATTAAACAGTTCATTCCAGAAGGTTTGCGATTCTGCAATCTCTTTACCATCATAGTCTTTCCATTCATAAATAAAGGCTTGTACTCGTTGTTCTATTTCCTCTGTTGATAAATTCATGCTCGCTTACCCCTTTTTATCAAAATCCTTATCATTATAGCATGATTTTGACACTTGTTCAATAATAATTAATAAATATCTAACTGATTATTTTGTGTATTATAATTCATTTTTTACAGATAATGGTATTATTGATTAATTATAATGACATTATAATTAATTTTAGCACATATTTTTGCATAAATATTAATATTACCTAATATTATAAATAAATTTATTTTTTATATTGAATATTTATAGCAAACTATGTTATAATAAATAGCATAAAATCAGATGGAGGATTTTGTTTAATGGGAAAAACGAATTTGTTTTTTCGCTCAATTACCGATGTTGTCGGTTTGACGGACGAAAGAAAAACTAAACGCTTAGAAAGGGAGGATCGATTAAAAGATATGGGTATTTACCCATCGAGTAGTCATAGTTCCAATTCTAAACCGATGTCAGCTAAGCAACAGGCTAAAGAGCAAGCTAAGTATGAGCAATCCTTAGAGAAAGAGCGAGCCAAATACGCCAAAAAAGCAGAAAATAAGGCGAAAATGGGAGCAATGCTCAAGAGTTCTATGGGGATGCCTAGTGCAACGGATCAAGCAAGTTTGAGCGGTGCAAAACTGAGCGTGGGAGCGGTCTCTTTTGAACAAGCTTCCGCAGAAAAGATTTATGAAGGTATCGCACAATTGGTGAATGAGGCTAAAAGTAATCTGCTGCCTAAGGGGCTTATGGATCGTCAAGCAATGTTTCTCAAGGGAAATCGATTAGCCCTCTATGAATCAATCCGCGATAAAGTAGAAATTGGACTACTTAAGCTAAATGGAATGGGCGGAAGCGATACCTCTTTTCTTGTGCTAGCTCAGAAAAAACAGGCAGAATTAGCGGACATTACCTCCGCAATTACAAAACATCGTAAGCGATTGTTGATGATTTTCGGTGGCATTGTCGCTGGTTGGGTTGTACTAACGGTGATTATGCTGGCAATGATCAAATAAACAAAAAGGAGTAGATAGATGAAAAAGTTGATGGGTTTATTTATGGCAGTATTGGTGGGGGTCAGTTTCAACACTTTTGCGATTACCCCGTATGAAGAAGCTTTGCTGAATAATGATATTACGAAGTTCGAACAACAGGTCAATTTTTTGGAGGTACAAGTAAAGTACCAAGACTTACTCAAGCTATATCTTTTTGAAACCAAGGAGTTGAGAAAAGAAACCTTGGAGTATTTAATTCAAAAAGGGGCAGATTTAAGAAAAATCATTATGAATTATTCCCCTGATGGCAAAACTCAATATGGTGAAAACGATTATGGCATTGAGAGTTTGAGTAATCTTGCTTTAACAAAAATTAAAGATGAGGAAATCTTTAATTTTCTATTACTAAAAAGTAATTCCTACCAAACCACCGCTATGATGTGGCAAATTTTTTCTTCTCTTATTTTGGACTCATTAGGAGAAAACCGAATTTTTGATGATGCTACTAAGAAATATGTGAAAACATCTTATAATATGCCTATTAAAGAAATTCGAGATTTATGGCTGACTTCTTTAAAAAATGGGATGAAAGGTGATGATTTGGTAGAAAGACTACATCCAGGCCGAAGCTTTAATCTAACAGAAAAAAGTGTCTACATTAGACATATTTTAGCGGTTAGCGATGATGTTAAACATACCAAAGAGTATATTAAGGCTTATGGCACAAAGACAGAAGAGCTAGTAGCCTTGCTAACTCTAGCTATTCAGTCAGAAGCAGAGCAAGTAGTAGCAACACTTCTTGCTTATGATAAAAGTTTAGCAACTGAGGAGTTATTAAAAAAGGCTAAAACTACGAACAATTTAAAAATCGTAAATAGTCTGGAAAAAGCCTTAAGCTAATCTTTGTCAACGAATAAGTCAATAGACTTTATACTTTTTAAAGTCCTGTTTTACACTAAAAACAGGACTTAATTTATTAATGTAATTATGACAATACAATAAATCTATTGCATATTATTACTTTATAATGTATACTTTTTACATAAAAGGGGGCACTTGTGAGTAATAATTATGAGTTAGCTTTGGTTTTTGAGTACAAAAAAGAAGACCATACAATGGATAATGTAAGGACTATTGAAATAGATGGTGAAACTTGGTTCGTTATTGCTGATATTTGCAAAATTTTAGATTTACAGGCACCCCATATTGTAACCAAAACATTAGATGAAGATGACCGAAGTAGTACTTCGGTCATCGATAAACTTGGAAGGGAACAAACTACTAATATTTGCAATGAAAGTGGATTGTATCAAATAATCTTTCAAAGTAGAAAACCTGAAGCTAAAAAATTTAAGAAATGGGTTACCCAGGAAGTTTTACCTACAATACGCAAAAAAGGGTATTATGGAACTCCTAAAGTTGTTCAACACGATTATGTGAGAAGGTACAATGAAAATTACCTCAAAGTAGATAAAGGGTATTTTTCTGTAATATCTGAATTGTATGTAATTCTTTTTGGATTTTTAGAACATCAAGGCTTCACGATCCCAGAAAAAGATACGAAAACAGATAAGTTTATTCAACCTGATAATAGCGTTGGAATGGGTTTTAGTAAATGGTTGCAAGAACAATATCCAAAAGTATTCCAAAGCTATCCTCGCAAAGACTATAAACATAAAACTAGGAGTGGTGCTTATGTTAATTGTTTTCAATATCCTAGAGAAGTTGCAGGTCTTTTCAGTGAGTATGTACACGATTTTTGGCTTGTAAATAACGCTCCCAAATATTTAGGAGATCGTGTGGGTCAAGACCTCAAAGCACCGTTACTTCTGATACTAGAAGAGCATAAAAAGCGAATAGAAGCTAATAATATGCCTTCATAGGAATAATTTAATACTCGCAAAATAATTCTAATATTATTAGATTATAGTATAAATACTATAATCTAATAATATTTACTAATTAAATAAATTATGATAAAGCTTAATTAGGAGGGTTATAATGAGTGGAAAAGAACTAGCAGAAGGTTTAGGGATAGGTCTAGCACCTTTAATTTTTATGTTTAGCATCGGTTATGTAGGTTTTTGGTTGTCTTATGCAGGATTGAAAACCAAAGACAAATTAGCTAAAATAGCCTTGTTTGGAATGCCGTTTTATCTATTAGTATTGGTCTTTGGCTGGACAAATAGTACTCTAGTTATGAAGATAACTATACTATTATTGGGATTGATTCTTAGTTTATTCTTATCTCTTTTATGGAAGAATTGGCTAAGACATTTTTTGGCAAAAACTTTTTATAACAATAATATACTAAATGATGATGGTTATGATACAGTTATAGATGAATTAGTGAGTAGAACCGACATTGAGATTAAAATGATATTAGTTGAGCTTCTTGATGGTCGTATCCTCATCGGCAATCTAAAGCCTGAATATCAACAAAGAAATATTAAATCAGGAACCATCGATAACGATGGGAATATAAGGCTAGTTGTTGATTGCATTATACCTCAATCTGATCCTGATATAGAGCCTATAGATCAGGAAACGATTGCGTCTTATTTCGACGAACAATGCAACGAAGAAATAACTACATACATAGTAAGTATCATCCCTCAGAAAGAGATAAAACTAATGAAATTCTACATAAAATATTAGGAATGATTACTTTTTTTAATCGTGTTTATTATTGCTTGAACACCATTCGATCTTTTATCACTTATTGGATTATCTCTCCTTTCTTGGGAACCATCTTTTTTCGTAGCAGTAGCAGTGTTGGAATGGCAAGTCATTTTAGATGTTGAAGAAGTGTTTGCCTCATTTATATTTTGTTTTTGCTTGAGCTTTGATTTATCATCCATTGGTTTTCCTCCTTTTATTAAGAAATCTTACCTTACTTTTAAGTTTTAGTCAATTATTTTCACGCGTCTACTTGACAAAATTTCTTTTATTTGGTACTATCATCTTATAGTAGATATGTATCATGACCGAATTCAAAAGCGTCTTAGACCTCATCACCAAATTACCCACTGAAAAACATTGTAGAGATTACCTAGCTAATATCCGCTGGGGTGATACTCCTATCTGTCCTTATTGTAACCATAACCACTGTTATACTCTTAAAGATTCCCGTTACAAATGTGCAAAATGTAGAACTCCTTTCACCGTTAAAGTGGGTACTATCTTTGAAAACTCTAAACTTCCTTTACAAAAATGGCTCATCGCCTATTATCTCTTATCTTGCTCCTCTAAAGGTATCTCATCTGTCTCTTTAGCTAAACAAATCGGCGTTAGACAACCTACCGCTTGGTTTATGCTTCATCGCATCAGAGAAGCTATGACTGCTCAACCTGAGACGCTTGATGGTATCGTTGAAATAGACGAAACCTACGTTGGCGGAAAAGAAGCTAATAAACATGAATCTAAGAAGTTGAAACAAGGTAGAGGAAGTGTTGGCAAGAGTGCGGTAGTAGGCATGATTCAAAGAGGATACGCCGTTCAAACTTTCGTAGTTCCTAATACTCAAAAAAGAACCTTAGAGCCTCTGATAAGGAGATATGTTAAAGAAACTAGCTTGATAATGACGGACGAATACGGGGCTTACAATAACCTCAAAGAGTATTACGAGGGTCATTATGTGGTATCCCATAGTAAGCGAGAGTTCAAACGCGGAATAGCTTATACAAACACCATAGAAGGATTTTGGGGATTATGTAAAAGAGCCATTATAGGTGTCTACCATTATATCAGCAAAAAGCATTTGAGTAGGTATATGCAAGACTTTAGTTTTCGCTATAATGAAAGAGAGTGTGATGCTACTATGATGCTAAATAAAATCTTGTATTATGGCATTGGTAAAAGATTAACCTATAAACAGTTGGTAAGAGGCTATTAAATGAGCGACGAAGATAACCCCCTAAAAGGGTATGAAGGAAATATGTTAGGAGCTTTGAGAAAGACGTTGAAGTATAACCCTGATAGAAAAAAGCAAGTCTTGAAAAGTTGGTTATGTACACTTTGTGGTATGCGTATAACGAGCCAAGATAAGCCCTCAACTGAAGGGTGTAATAATGGTAAACATAATTGGGTTGTAGAGGAGTAACTTGTATGTCAGAATCTAAATCAATGAAAAACTTATTATGACTTATAATAACTAAGTAAACCAATAAAGGAGGAAGTAGTGTTTAGTTATAAAAAGTTTGTAATTCATAATTACAAGGCTATATCAACACCTGTTACTATCAATATTCATAGGGGTATTTATCCTATATTAGGTGTCAATGAAAGTGGAAAAACAACGTTATTACATGCGATGATGGCTTTTACGGATTACAATGACCTTTGGAACGGGGATTCTAGTACCGGTAAGCAAGGGTACAGGCATATAGATAAAGTTGCTAATATTTATACGGACACGTCAAAGGCAAAAATTGAAGCAGAAATAACTTGTTCGGTGGAAGAGTTTCAAACAATCATTGAAAGTTCTGAGATCGAAAAAGAAGCAGTTCTAATTAGTAAATTAATGGATTTATCCAAGGATGCTACTCCTTTAACCATAAATATTACCAGAGAAATTAATGGCGAGAAGCGTTATCTCCTTAATATCTTGGTAATGAATGAAGTAGCGAGTAATTATATATCTGAAGAAGAGCAACACAGAATAGCGTCTTTAATGGTTAATCAAAAATTGCCTTTAATAGTTTATTTTGATGATTTTAAAGATCGTTTTACAGGTATTATTGATATTTTAATTGACGAGAAAGGGGCTATAAAAAGCCCCGGTGATACTAATGTAAAAACATTGGAACAATTCTTTGAAGTAAGCTTCAAGAATAAGGAGGGAGAAGCTAAGAAGAAACTTTCAAATTTAGCTACAGACACAAACAATAAGGTAAAAGAAATAGAAAGTAAACTTCAACAAACAATCAATACTCTTATTAATGATCAATGGGAATTAATGGCTAAAATAGAAGAAAGAGACCCTCCTAAAATTGTTCTGAGAATTGAACGTACTGAAAAGACTGCAGTTAATAAAAAAGAATTTAATTGTCGATTTTCTTTCACTGTAGAGGACTCTTTAATTATAGGCGAAGAAAAAGAAATACGTGTCTTTGATTTGGAAGAAAGAAGTAAAGGATTTCTATGGTTTTTTACTTTTGTGTGGAAAACTTCCTTCCATCCGAATAAAAATTCAGAAAAATCAGTGATTTATCTACTTGATGAACCAGGCTCTTATTTACATTCTTCTGCTCAACAAGGGCTATGCAATGTGTTAGAGGAACTAGCTAAAGATGCTACTGTAATTTATACAACTCACTCGCACTATATGCTTGATGAAGATTTTTTAAATAATACCTACATAGCACATAAAGATGAAAAAGAAAATAAAACTATTAATCTTTGTCATTATACTCAATACACAAAGATTGATAAAACTCCGCAGCCTAACGCCTTAGACCCTATTATACTTGCATTAAAAGTAGAACCTTCTCTTATTGAAAAAATGTTAAGAAAAAAAGCTCTTATTATTGTAGAGGGGATGGGTGATTTTTATGCATGGCAATCTTTCTTAGAAACTGAGCATAAGAGTAATTTAGGAATAATACCCTCTACTGGAGCTTCACAGGTTTTAACGCTACTGTCTTTAGCCTTAATTCATTGCCACAACGTCCTATGCCTTTTAGATGACGACGACGAAGTTACGCAGTTAAAAACAAAGCACCCTGATTTCAGTGATTATATAAGGGTAATAACTGGTAATAAGGATATTACTTTTTTATTAGACGAAAATGAATTAAAAACGTTTGCTAAGACTCAAAATTCCAAATTCAATAAAGATAATTTATGCTTAAATGATAAAAAGCAATTACTCAAACTAATATATGCCCATTCTCGAAAACATAAAATCGAATTCCCAGAAACTAAAAAAACCTTTGAAAAATTTTTTAATTCTGAAATAAAACCTCTACTGGATAATAATACCTAAATATATTTAGTGTGCAAGTAAGGTAAGTTATAGATTTTAAAATTAGACTACCATATCTCTAAATAAAAAACCTGTGTTATTTCTCGCTCATAGGAAATGATTCATTTTAGGTTTAAGACCTCCATTTTGAGGTCTTAAACTATTCGGTTTCTTTCGCACGTTTCGCCAAATCCTGTACCACTAAATCACGAATATAATCGGTAATAGTATAGGCTTTCATTCGACCATCCTTGTTTAATTTTTGGCCCTGTAAACTAGGTAAAACTTCCGTAAGTATATGCTCATGCATCGACTGGGGCAGATAACTGGTAATGCGAACAGATGGCTCTTTGATCGCTTTTTCCTCATAACTTTTGATCGGGGTGTTGACCCACTTCTCCAGCTTTTGCTCATCCTTCACTCGACGATTGGGGTAAAATGATTTATCGCTCATGGGTTGCCTCGATTAAGGGTATTAATTGTTTTAACACAGTTAAAACCTCCTCTTCTGCTTTTTTGTCAGCCTCTTTTTCCTCCAGATCAAAAACAGTTTGCCCTTGACCGTAAACCCGAGAAAACTTAACCCTTTGCATAATAAAGCCCCCTAACCAATGGACATACGTAGGAAAACCTTGTTTAAACTCCTCGATATGTCCCCGTTCTTTAGTAATTTTAATACGATTAAACAACATAAAAACCTGTAAATTTTCGTTAAATTCAGCTAATGCTTCATCGATAATATCCATCATGTCGAAGGTGTGAATACGCTCAGCTTGGTCCAACGAAGTAGGAATCACTACCGCATCAACATATGCCAACGTGCGTCGTAAACTAGGATTATCCGACCCCCCTACATCAATTAAAATGAAATCAAACGCCTTCTCCTTCTCCCCTAAAATCGTCTTTAAGCCTTTCTCAAAAAGTGGCTGAACCTCAATAAATGGTTTCAACTCAGCTTCTGCACGCCACTTGCTCCAATTTAGGCAAGAGGCTTGCGGATCAGCATCCATCAACAATGTGCGTTTATCTGGGTAGAGAAGTTTTAGGGCATGAGCAAAGTGCATACTCACAGTTGACTTGCCAACCCCACCTTTCGTGCTTGCAATTGCAACTCTCATAAAAAATTACCTCACATTAAAAAGTGTATTACAAAGTCATAATATTATATTAGGTTATTACTCTTTTGTGATAATATCATATTACACTATTATAGTATTACACTATTATTACTTTATGTCAATACCCTATTGTAATAAGGCTTGTTATTTTTTGTAAAAACTGTTAATATAAGTCCTAGTAAACCATACTATTACCAACAAGAAGCTTAAAAATGGACGAAAAAAAAGAATTGACCATTGCCATCACAGGTAAGAAAACCGCCAAGGATATTGCCTTACAAAGAGGCGAATTTAGTCTAGAAAAATGGCGATTAAACAATGAAATTCATGTCATGATATTGGCGAGCCTCAATAATATTTTTACGAGACATCGTCAACAACGCTTTTGGAGTGCCGAAGATTTAGAAGATGTGGCAAAACATTTGGGTGTCAGCTATGCTGGTACAGAGATCTATGCATGGAATATCAAGCTCAACACCAAACAGTTAAAACGACTACTCATGCCTGCTATTACCACTATGCAAGGCAATGGCATAGATGGTAGCAATACAACAATTGATCGTATCATGAGACTAGTAGAGTTAGCCTGTATCACTAACGAACAAAAAGTTATCGATACAAATGGTAGAACTTTTTATCCGGTAATTATCACCAAGGAGGGCGTTGATGAATACCTCATCACGATAAGAAGAGAGGTAGCACTCTGGCATGCTAATCAAAAAAAAGAAATTGTCCTAGATACGTTTCGTTTGAAGCAAGAAGGAGGCTTCTATCAGCATCTTGCCACGCCATTAGAAGCATTATTACTCGGTCAAGATGAAAAAGTTAACACAACCGTCGCTATGCGTCTTTATGCCCTAATTTTAGCCCATAAAGAGCAATTGATTAGTCAATCACCCCATGAGTATCTGGCGATCCCCAAAGAAGAGCTGATTGTATGCCTCGATAATACCCGAGCAATAAAAAAAGATGGCAGTAAAATCAAAGTTAGCTGGAAGGAGATTTATCATGCTTGCGAAACACTAATCAAAGTGATCAATCAAGAGTATGCCAACTTGCACCAACTCAAACTAGAAATGCATCAAAAAAGTGAAAAAGGCAAGAAAGGACTATTTTTTACCAGCCAAAAAATAGAGTAAAAAGCAAAAAAGGACACTTTTGTAGGCACTTACAAAAAAAAGGGACACTTTTGTAGGCACTTATAGATCAAAAAGCCTAAAAATATGCAAAAAAGGACACTTTTGTAGGCACTTA
It encodes the following:
- a CDS encoding ParA family protein, whose amino-acid sequence is MRVAIASTKGGVGKSTVSMHFAHALKLLYPDKRTLLMDADPQASCLNWSKWRAEAELKPFIEVQPLFEKGLKTILGEKEKAFDFILIDVGGSDNPSLRRTLAYVDAVVIPTSLDQAERIHTFDMMDIIDEALAEFNENLQVFMLFNRIKITKERGHIEEFKQGFPTYVHWLGGFIMQRVKFSRVYGQGQTVFDLEEKEADKKAEEEVLTVLKQLIPLIEATHER
- a CDS encoding IS1595 family transposase, which gives rise to MTEFKSVLDLITKLPTEKHCRDYLANIRWGDTPICPYCNHNHCYTLKDSRYKCAKCRTPFTVKVGTIFENSKLPLQKWLIAYYLLSCSSKGISSVSLAKQIGVRQPTAWFMLHRIREAMTAQPETLDGIVEIDETYVGGKEANKHESKKLKQGRGSVGKSAVVGMIQRGYAVQTFVVPNTQKRTLEPLIRRYVKETSLIMTDEYGAYNNLKEYYEGHYVVSHSKREFKRGIAYTNTIEGFWGLCKRAIIGVYHYISKKHLSRYMQDFSFRYNERECDATMMLNKILYYGIGKRLTYKQLVRGY
- a CDS encoding AAA family ATPase, which gives rise to MFSYKKFVIHNYKAISTPVTINIHRGIYPILGVNESGKTTLLHAMMAFTDYNDLWNGDSSTGKQGYRHIDKVANIYTDTSKAKIEAEITCSVEEFQTIIESSEIEKEAVLISKLMDLSKDATPLTINITREINGEKRYLLNILVMNEVASNYISEEEQHRIASLMVNQKLPLIVYFDDFKDRFTGIIDILIDEKGAIKSPGDTNVKTLEQFFEVSFKNKEGEAKKKLSNLATDTNNKVKEIESKLQQTINTLINDQWELMAKIEERDPPKIVLRIERTEKTAVNKKEFNCRFSFTVEDSLIIGEEKEIRVFDLEERSKGFLWFFTFVWKTSFHPNKNSEKSVIYLLDEPGSYLHSSAQQGLCNVLEELAKDATVIYTTHSHYMLDEDFLNNTYIAHKDEKENKTINLCHYTQYTKIDKTPQPNALDPIILALKVEPSLIEKMLRKKALIIVEGMGDFYAWQSFLETEHKSNLGIIPSTGASQVLTLLSLALIHCHNVLCLLDDDDEVTQLKTKHPDFSDYIRVITGNKDITFLLDENELKTFAKTQNSKFNKDNLCLNDKKQLLKLIYAHSRKHKIEFPETKKTFEKFFNSEIKPLLDNNT
- a CDS encoding Bro-N domain-containing protein — translated: MSNNYELALVFEYKKEDHTMDNVRTIEIDGETWFVIADICKILDLQAPHIVTKTLDEDDRSSTSVIDKLGREQTTNICNESGLYQIIFQSRKPEAKKFKKWVTQEVLPTIRKKGYYGTPKVVQHDYVRRYNENYLKVDKGYFSVISELYVILFGFLEHQGFTIPEKDTKTDKFIQPDNSVGMGFSKWLQEQYPKVFQSYPRKDYKHKTRSGAYVNCFQYPREVAGLFSEYVHDFWLVNNAPKYLGDRVGQDLKAPLLLILEEHKKRIEANNMPS